In Megalopta genalis isolate 19385.01 chromosome 14, iyMegGena1_principal, whole genome shotgun sequence, the following are encoded in one genomic region:
- the und gene encoding methionyl aminopeptidase und isoform X2: MAAVLDEVGKSAEKLVDDVKDEIVDEGNETGAVEASKKSKKKKKKKKAGAGEASADVPEGGEEDNVKENVAVVEETVPEGATEVAENDGEVEETKKKKKKRKPRGKGGVKQQTDPPTVPVAELFPDGNFPEGQIMEHPPAAGVDDRMAKERFNSEEARAFDRMNNDIYNEARQAAEAHRQTRKHIMNWIKPGMTMIEICNELEDTARKLIGENGLKAGLAFPTGCSRNHCAAHYTPNSGDPTVLEYDDVTKIDFGTHINGRIIDCAFTVTFNPKYDKLIEAVRDATNTGIQAAGIDVQLCDVGAAIQEVMESYEIDLNGKTHQIKSIRNLNGHSIAPYCIHSGKTVPIVRGGEATRMEENEFYAIETFGSTGKGIVHDDMDCSHYMKSFDACFVPLRLRSSKSLLNTINKHFSTLAFCKRWLDRVGCTKYQMALKDLCDKGAVDAYPPLVEAKGVYTAQFEHTLVLRPTCKEVISRGDDY; encoded by the exons ATGGCCGCCGTGTTGGACGAAGTCGGCAAATCTGCCGAAAAATTAGTAGATGATGTAAAAGACGAAATCGTCGACGAAGGGAATGAAACTGGTGCAGTAGAAGCATCGAAGAAAagcaaaaagaagaaaaagaagaagaaagctG GAGCTGGTGAAGCCAGTGCAGATGTCCCTGAAGGAGGAGAAGAGGATAATGTGAAGGAAAATGTTGCAGTTGTGGAAG AAACTGTTCCGGAAGGTGCTACAGAAGTCGCAGAAAATGACGGTGAAGTGGaggagacgaagaagaagaagaagaagcgcaAGCCACGCGGCAAAGGAGGAGTGAAACAGCAAACAGATCCTCCGACTGTTCCAGTGGCAGAGCTATTCCCTGATGGGAATTTCCCAGAGGGACAAATAATGGAGCATCCTCCTGCGGCAGGAGTAGACGACAGAATGGCAAAGGAGCGCTTTAATAGCGAAGAAGCGCGTGCATTCGATAGAATGAATAATGATATCTACAATGAGGCCAGACAGGCGGCTGAAGCCCACAGGCAAACAAGAAAGCACATTATGAACTGG ATTAAACCTGGGATGACAATGATAGAGATCTGTAACGAACTCGAAGACACAGCTAGGAAACTGATCGGGGAGAATGGTCTAAAAGCTGGACTTGCTTTTCCGACCGGCTGCTCCAGAAACCACTGCGCAGCTCACTATACACCGAACAGCGGTGACCCGACCGTTTTGGAATACGACGATGTTACCAAGATTGATTTTGGAACACACATAAACGGCAGGATCATCGATTGCGCGTTCACCGTCACGTTCAATCCGAAATATGACAAATTGATCGAAGCGGTTCGCGACGCTACGAACACTGGAATTCAGGCAGCTGGTATAGATGTCCAACTTTGTGACGTCGGTGCTGCTATCCAGGAAGTTATGGAGTCGTATGAAATCGATTTGAATGGCAAAACTCATCAG ATAAAATCGATCAGGAATCTCAACGGACACTCGATTGCCCCGTATTGCATCCATTCTGGTAAGACAGTGCCTATAGTTAGGGGTGGCGAGGCCACAAGAATGGAAGAGAACGAGTTTTATGCTATCGAAACGTTTGGATCTACTGGAAAAGGAATCGTGCACGACGACATGGACTGTTCCCATTACATGAAGAGTTTTGACGCTTGTTTTGTACCACTGAGATTACGGAGCAGCAAGTCTCTGTTGAACACTATCAACAAACATTTCA GTACTCTGGCTTTCTGCAAACGGTGGCTGGACCGTGTTGGCTGCACCAAGTACCAAATGGCGCTTAAGGATTTATGCGACAAGGGTGCAGTCGACGCGTACCCGCCGTTGGTCGAAGCCAAAGGCGTCTACACCGCTCAGTTCGAGCACACCTTGGTCTTACGTCCGACGTGTAAAGAAGTTATTTCACGCGGAGACGACTATTAA
- the und gene encoding methionyl aminopeptidase und isoform X3, with translation MAAVLDEVGKSAEKLVDDVKDEIVDEGNETGAVEASKKSKKKKKKKKAGAGEASADVPEGGEEDNVKENVAVVEGATEVAENDGEVEETKKKKKKRKPRGKGGVKQQTDPPTVPVAELFPDGNFPEGQIMEHPPAAGVDDRMAKERFNSEEARAFDRMNNDIYNEARQAAEAHRQTRKHIMNWIKPGMTMIEICNELEDTARKLIGENGLKAGLAFPTGCSRNHCAAHYTPNSGDPTVLEYDDVTKIDFGTHINGRIIDCAFTVTFNPKYDKLIEAVRDATNTGIQAAGIDVQLCDVGAAIQEVMESYEIDLNGKTHQIKSIRNLNGHSIAPYCIHSGKTVPIVRGGEATRMEENEFYAIETFGSTGKGIVHDDMDCSHYMKSFDACFVPLRLRSSKSLLNTINKHFSTLAFCKRWLDRVGCTKYQMALKDLCDKGAVDAYPPLVEAKGVYTAQFEHTLVLRPTCKEVISRGDDY, from the exons ATGGCCGCCGTGTTGGACGAAGTCGGCAAATCTGCCGAAAAATTAGTAGATGATGTAAAAGACGAAATCGTCGACGAAGGGAATGAAACTGGTGCAGTAGAAGCATCGAAGAAAagcaaaaagaagaaaaagaagaagaaagctG GAGCTGGTGAAGCCAGTGCAGATGTCCCTGAAGGAGGAGAAGAGGATAATGTGAAGGAAAATGTTGCAGTTGTGGAAG GTGCTACAGAAGTCGCAGAAAATGACGGTGAAGTGGaggagacgaagaagaagaagaagaagcgcaAGCCACGCGGCAAAGGAGGAGTGAAACAGCAAACAGATCCTCCGACTGTTCCAGTGGCAGAGCTATTCCCTGATGGGAATTTCCCAGAGGGACAAATAATGGAGCATCCTCCTGCGGCAGGAGTAGACGACAGAATGGCAAAGGAGCGCTTTAATAGCGAAGAAGCGCGTGCATTCGATAGAATGAATAATGATATCTACAATGAGGCCAGACAGGCGGCTGAAGCCCACAGGCAAACAAGAAAGCACATTATGAACTGG ATTAAACCTGGGATGACAATGATAGAGATCTGTAACGAACTCGAAGACACAGCTAGGAAACTGATCGGGGAGAATGGTCTAAAAGCTGGACTTGCTTTTCCGACCGGCTGCTCCAGAAACCACTGCGCAGCTCACTATACACCGAACAGCGGTGACCCGACCGTTTTGGAATACGACGATGTTACCAAGATTGATTTTGGAACACACATAAACGGCAGGATCATCGATTGCGCGTTCACCGTCACGTTCAATCCGAAATATGACAAATTGATCGAAGCGGTTCGCGACGCTACGAACACTGGAATTCAGGCAGCTGGTATAGATGTCCAACTTTGTGACGTCGGTGCTGCTATCCAGGAAGTTATGGAGTCGTATGAAATCGATTTGAATGGCAAAACTCATCAG ATAAAATCGATCAGGAATCTCAACGGACACTCGATTGCCCCGTATTGCATCCATTCTGGTAAGACAGTGCCTATAGTTAGGGGTGGCGAGGCCACAAGAATGGAAGAGAACGAGTTTTATGCTATCGAAACGTTTGGATCTACTGGAAAAGGAATCGTGCACGACGACATGGACTGTTCCCATTACATGAAGAGTTTTGACGCTTGTTTTGTACCACTGAGATTACGGAGCAGCAAGTCTCTGTTGAACACTATCAACAAACATTTCA GTACTCTGGCTTTCTGCAAACGGTGGCTGGACCGTGTTGGCTGCACCAAGTACCAAATGGCGCTTAAGGATTTATGCGACAAGGGTGCAGTCGACGCGTACCCGCCGTTGGTCGAAGCCAAAGGCGTCTACACCGCTCAGTTCGAGCACACCTTGGTCTTACGTCCGACGTGTAAAGAAGTTATTTCACGCGGAGACGACTATTAA
- the und gene encoding methionyl aminopeptidase und isoform X1, producing the protein MAAVLDEVGKSAEKLVDDVKDEIVDEGNETGAVEASKKSKKKKKKKKAGAGEASADVPEGGEEDNVKENVAVVEATPETVPEGATEVAENDGEVEETKKKKKKRKPRGKGGVKQQTDPPTVPVAELFPDGNFPEGQIMEHPPAAGVDDRMAKERFNSEEARAFDRMNNDIYNEARQAAEAHRQTRKHIMNWIKPGMTMIEICNELEDTARKLIGENGLKAGLAFPTGCSRNHCAAHYTPNSGDPTVLEYDDVTKIDFGTHINGRIIDCAFTVTFNPKYDKLIEAVRDATNTGIQAAGIDVQLCDVGAAIQEVMESYEIDLNGKTHQIKSIRNLNGHSIAPYCIHSGKTVPIVRGGEATRMEENEFYAIETFGSTGKGIVHDDMDCSHYMKSFDACFVPLRLRSSKSLLNTINKHFSTLAFCKRWLDRVGCTKYQMALKDLCDKGAVDAYPPLVEAKGVYTAQFEHTLVLRPTCKEVISRGDDY; encoded by the exons ATGGCCGCCGTGTTGGACGAAGTCGGCAAATCTGCCGAAAAATTAGTAGATGATGTAAAAGACGAAATCGTCGACGAAGGGAATGAAACTGGTGCAGTAGAAGCATCGAAGAAAagcaaaaagaagaaaaagaagaagaaagctG GAGCTGGTGAAGCCAGTGCAGATGTCCCTGAAGGAGGAGAAGAGGATAATGTGAAGGAAAATGTTGCAGTTGTGGAAG CTACTCCAGAAACTGTTCCGGAAGGTGCTACAGAAGTCGCAGAAAATGACGGTGAAGTGGaggagacgaagaagaagaagaagaagcgcaAGCCACGCGGCAAAGGAGGAGTGAAACAGCAAACAGATCCTCCGACTGTTCCAGTGGCAGAGCTATTCCCTGATGGGAATTTCCCAGAGGGACAAATAATGGAGCATCCTCCTGCGGCAGGAGTAGACGACAGAATGGCAAAGGAGCGCTTTAATAGCGAAGAAGCGCGTGCATTCGATAGAATGAATAATGATATCTACAATGAGGCCAGACAGGCGGCTGAAGCCCACAGGCAAACAAGAAAGCACATTATGAACTGG ATTAAACCTGGGATGACAATGATAGAGATCTGTAACGAACTCGAAGACACAGCTAGGAAACTGATCGGGGAGAATGGTCTAAAAGCTGGACTTGCTTTTCCGACCGGCTGCTCCAGAAACCACTGCGCAGCTCACTATACACCGAACAGCGGTGACCCGACCGTTTTGGAATACGACGATGTTACCAAGATTGATTTTGGAACACACATAAACGGCAGGATCATCGATTGCGCGTTCACCGTCACGTTCAATCCGAAATATGACAAATTGATCGAAGCGGTTCGCGACGCTACGAACACTGGAATTCAGGCAGCTGGTATAGATGTCCAACTTTGTGACGTCGGTGCTGCTATCCAGGAAGTTATGGAGTCGTATGAAATCGATTTGAATGGCAAAACTCATCAG ATAAAATCGATCAGGAATCTCAACGGACACTCGATTGCCCCGTATTGCATCCATTCTGGTAAGACAGTGCCTATAGTTAGGGGTGGCGAGGCCACAAGAATGGAAGAGAACGAGTTTTATGCTATCGAAACGTTTGGATCTACTGGAAAAGGAATCGTGCACGACGACATGGACTGTTCCCATTACATGAAGAGTTTTGACGCTTGTTTTGTACCACTGAGATTACGGAGCAGCAAGTCTCTGTTGAACACTATCAACAAACATTTCA GTACTCTGGCTTTCTGCAAACGGTGGCTGGACCGTGTTGGCTGCACCAAGTACCAAATGGCGCTTAAGGATTTATGCGACAAGGGTGCAGTCGACGCGTACCCGCCGTTGGTCGAAGCCAAAGGCGTCTACACCGCTCAGTTCGAGCACACCTTGGTCTTACGTCCGACGTGTAAAGAAGTTATTTCACGCGGAGACGACTATTAA